Genomic window (Theileria annulata chromosome 4, complete sequence, *** SEQUENCING IN PROGRESS ***):
TACCTGACTCTTCTGCTTCCACTCAAAACGGACAAGATGTACTATCAAGTACTTGGGGAGAGAACTGAGTTTGGTGACCTTGTTATGCAAAACGTCGCAGCCGTCCTTctctgaaaattttaacagtTCCTCATTAAGAGACAAGTTAATCCCATCCATCAAGGTGCCCACAGACTTCAGTGGAGTTCCCATATAGCATGATAGTACCAAATTATGTTCCACTGAGGTTACGCTTTCCTCAGGGGGTTTTTCTGATTCAGATGGTTCGGATGGTTCTGAACCCTCAGACTTAACAGGCTTTGTGTTTGAAACCATAGAAAACCCAAACACATTCTCTGAAATCTTCTCTTCAGATAAAGAGTTTAAATTTCCCAGTATACAATTTAAGCATtcctaaattttaaaattatataaactgAATACCTCTGCGTCCTGTTGCATATACATTCCTAAATTAAAGtcaattaaaatacaaaattacCTGTTTTGTCGTCCTTTCTACAAAATAAAGGGTTGATTTTCCTCAAGAATTGTATCTAAAATGATGTTAAAATTAGCATAAATACCTGGACCAAGGGGACAAAACGCTCCAAGGTGTGGTTCAGCTGTTTCTTCATATCAAGAAGTGACTTTGCAAAATTCACATCTGGTGTGTTTGGTTTCCCTTCTAAGCACTTTGAAACAGAATTCCATAATTCAGTAACTGGGAATAGGAATTGAACTACCGAATTGAAATAACATGTATTTCCCAGATTCATTATACCctaacaaaattatacattgttgcataatttatattcataaaattctaattattaataatataaattttgtgAAATACCGGTGGAAGTTTAACAATAATGTTCTCATTCATAAATTTGGCCTTTTCCTGTGACGACAATTCGTCAAAGAAACGGACTTTTTCAATACACTCAGGAGGCTTCTCAGCACTTCCTATTAGCATAAGCCTAGCTCCATTAGTGATCTTAATCTTTGATAGATCGGCGTCGTTTGGAATTATACCCTTgaacattattttttgCCTTTCAGGAGGCACACCAGTTAGAGAACTGAAACAATAAACAGTAAATTGCGTAGaatcatatttataattaaataattaataccTAAGTTGCTTTTTAAAGGATTCTAAAGGCTCATCTAAGCTCATCCTTAAGCCGTCGAATTGTTTGCC
Coding sequences:
- a CDS encoding ubiquitin C-terminal hydrolase, putative (Tap579b07.q1c.cand.67 - score = 104.10;~SMART UBQ (SM00213) at aa 8-78, E()=2.01e-09; pfam:UCH (PF00443) at aa 111-531, E()=4.40e-47), whose product is MDDQGNSVIVNVKWMGKQFDGLRMSLDEPLESFKKQLSSLTGVPPERQKIMFKGIIPNDADLSKIKITNGARLMLIGSAEKPPECIEKVRFFDELSSQEKAKFMNENIIVKLPPGIMNLGNTCYFNSVVQFLFPVTELWNSVSKCLEGKPNTPDVNFAKSLLDMKKQLNHTLERFVPLVQIQFLRKINPLFCRKDDKTGMYMQQDAEECLNCILGNLNSLSEEKISENVFGFSMVSNTKPVKSEGSEPSEPSESEKPPEESVTSVEHNLVLSCYMGTPLKSVGTLMDGINLSLNEELLKFSEKDGCDVLHNKVTKLSSLPKYLIVHLVRFEWKQKSQVSHTDAIKAKVCRRVNFERYIDITSICSEVLYFPDILSQELQQKLRAARSHQIKKEDKLNEGLNGEVKDGNKSEEGESCDVEMVNLDGYEMSPGEYATGKYELISIVTHQGRTADAGHYICWTKDTREYPTKNSSNNNEKDLDNQENRENEPKKKKQVDMWIKFDDDVVSEHDWGSFDLCGGRSDYHIAVLLLYKSQNTTL